One Glycine max cultivar Williams 82 chromosome 4, Glycine_max_v4.0, whole genome shotgun sequence DNA segment encodes these proteins:
- the LOC100527761 gene encoding putative protein phosphatase inhibitor isoform X1 gives MDRRTNTSRPVALSSPSITATTTTTITILNSEPSSSSSQQEQQQPEVLFLPLNRKKKKVSWKEGTVDNEFMQKKSSKKCCIFHKQKPFDEDDSDEDEHHSDEHPHDSGFCCKNYDEAGPSS, from the coding sequence ATGGACAGACGCACGAACACCTCCAGGCCAGTGGCATTGTCTTCCCCTTCTATCactgccaccaccaccaccaccataacAATTTTGAACTCTGAGCCATCATCCTCTTCATCCCAGCAGGAACAACAGCAACCAGAAGTCCTCTTCCTCCCACTCAAtcgcaagaagaagaaggtttcTTGGAAAGAGGGCACTGTAGACAACGAGTTCATGCAGAAAAAGAGTTCCAAGAAGTGCTGTATCTTCCATAAACAAAAGCCCTTTGATGAAGATGATAGTGATGAAGATGAACATCACTCTGATGAACACCCTCACGATAGTGGGTTTTGCTGTAAGAATTATGATGAAGCTGGCCCAAGCAGTTAG